The following coding sequences lie in one Mycobacterium sp. DL440 genomic window:
- a CDS encoding acetaldehyde dehydrogenase (acetylating) yields the protein MAEKASVAIVGSGNISTDLLYKLLRSEWLEPRWMIGIDPASEGLARARKLGLETSHEGVDWLLAQNEKPDMVFEATSAYVHRDAAPRYAEAGIRAIDLTPAAVGPGVIPPANLRAHLDAPNVNMVTCGGQATIPMVYAVSRVVDVPYAEIVASVSSASAGPGTRANIDEFTKTTSAGVRDIGGARNGKAIIILNPAEPPMIMRDTIFCAIPEDADHAAITQSIKDVVAEVQTYVPGYRLLNEPQFDEPSVVNGGNHLVTVFVEVEGAGDYLPPYAGNLDIMTAAATKVGEEIAKDRASAGTGAQA from the coding sequence ATGGCTGAAAAGGCATCTGTTGCCATCGTCGGGTCGGGCAACATCAGCACCGACCTGCTTTACAAGTTGCTGCGTTCGGAGTGGCTGGAGCCGCGTTGGATGATCGGCATCGATCCGGCGTCCGAAGGTCTGGCCCGGGCCCGCAAGCTGGGTCTGGAAACCTCCCATGAGGGTGTCGACTGGCTGCTCGCCCAGAACGAGAAGCCGGACATGGTGTTCGAGGCCACCAGCGCCTACGTGCACCGGGACGCTGCTCCGCGCTATGCCGAGGCCGGCATCCGCGCGATCGACCTGACCCCGGCGGCCGTCGGCCCCGGCGTCATTCCGCCGGCGAACCTGCGTGCGCACCTCGATGCGCCGAACGTCAACATGGTCACCTGCGGCGGCCAGGCCACCATCCCGATGGTCTACGCGGTGAGTCGTGTGGTGGACGTGCCTTACGCCGAGATCGTGGCGTCGGTGTCGTCGGCGTCGGCCGGACCGGGCACCCGCGCCAACATCGACGAATTCACCAAGACCACCAGCGCAGGCGTGCGCGACATCGGTGGGGCCCGCAACGGCAAGGCGATCATCATCCTCAACCCGGCCGAGCCGCCGATGATCATGCGCGACACCATCTTCTGCGCGATTCCGGAGGATGCCGATCACGCCGCGATCACGCAGTCGATCAAGGACGTGGTGGCCGAGGTACAGACCTATGTGCCGGGCTACCGCCTGCTCAACGAACCGCAGTTCGACGAACCGTCGGTGGTCAACGGTGGAAACCACCTGGTCACCGTGTTCGTGGAAGTGGAGGGTGCCGGTGACTACCTGCCGCCCTACGCTGGAAACCTGGACATCATGACCGCCGCGGCGACCAAGGTCGGCGAGGAGATCGCCAAGGATCGGGCTTCGGCAGGGACGGGAGCGCAAGCATGA
- a CDS encoding RecQ family ATP-dependent DNA helicase yields the protein MATREQAQSILEQLAGPGAVLRNDQWAAIEALVVQRRRALVVQRTGWGKSAVYFIAAKLLRASGRGATVIVSPLLALMRNQVAAAERAGVRAATINSGNVTEWDAIHRQVADGELDVLLVSPERLNNPDFRDNVLPALAADAGLVVVDEAHCVSDWGHDFRPDYRRIRTLIAELGSQVPVLATTATANDRVVTDVAAQLGVGGSDTLVLRGGLDRESLRLSVVQVGTPAQRAAWIAAQLEGLPGSGIIYTLTVAQAHDVAALLAERGHKVAAYTGSTDTTEREQLEADLLENRVKALVATSALGMGFDKPDLGFVVHLGAPSSPIAYYQQVGRAGRATDSAEVILLPGTEDQDVWRYFASVAFPSESMVRHVIGALETDRAQSTQALEPLVDLNRSRLEMVLKVLDVDGAVRRVKGGWIGTGQPWSYDEPRYRALDEARRREQGAMLDYQATDSCRMVFLRGQLDDPELAPGAQCGRCDNCTGRRYEAAVAQDILTDTAQRLSRPGVLVAPRKQWPSGLAALGVPLSGRITEGAAPGRAIGRLTDLGWGARLRRLLAEPDGEVPDDVIAAAIEVLKAWDWDQRPVAVMGLDSLTHPTLISSTVQRLAQIGRLTNLGILSYTPERRPVTAANSAYRVAALDGAWERPQRGVADEETGGHWDGPVLLIDDMTDTGWTLTMAARLLRDAGAPGVLPFVLATVS from the coding sequence ATGGCAACCCGCGAGCAGGCCCAGTCGATCCTCGAACAACTGGCCGGGCCCGGGGCGGTGCTGCGCAATGACCAGTGGGCCGCGATCGAGGCCCTCGTGGTGCAGCGGCGCCGCGCACTGGTCGTGCAACGCACCGGGTGGGGTAAATCGGCGGTCTACTTCATCGCGGCCAAGCTGCTGCGAGCCTCCGGTCGCGGGGCGACGGTCATCGTGTCCCCACTCCTGGCATTGATGCGCAACCAGGTGGCCGCTGCCGAGCGGGCCGGGGTGCGGGCCGCCACGATCAACTCCGGCAACGTCACCGAATGGGACGCGATTCACCGGCAGGTGGCCGACGGCGAACTCGATGTACTACTCGTCAGCCCCGAGCGCCTCAACAATCCCGACTTCCGCGACAACGTGCTGCCGGCGCTGGCCGCCGATGCGGGCCTGGTGGTGGTCGACGAGGCGCACTGCGTTTCCGACTGGGGACATGACTTCCGGCCGGACTACCGCCGGATTCGTACCTTGATCGCCGAATTAGGTTCTCAGGTACCGGTTCTCGCGACCACTGCGACTGCCAATGACCGGGTGGTCACTGACGTCGCGGCCCAGTTGGGGGTGGGCGGTTCGGATACCTTGGTGCTGCGCGGCGGGCTGGATCGCGAGTCGTTGCGTCTGTCGGTGGTGCAGGTGGGCACCCCAGCGCAGCGGGCCGCGTGGATCGCGGCACAACTGGAAGGCCTGCCCGGCTCCGGCATCATCTACACCCTGACGGTGGCCCAGGCCCACGACGTGGCCGCACTACTGGCCGAGCGTGGACACAAGGTGGCCGCCTACACCGGGTCGACCGACACCACCGAACGTGAACAACTGGAAGCCGACCTGCTCGAGAACCGGGTCAAGGCACTGGTGGCGACGTCGGCGCTGGGGATGGGCTTCGACAAACCCGACCTGGGTTTCGTCGTGCATCTGGGGGCGCCGTCGTCTCCGATCGCCTATTACCAACAGGTCGGGCGTGCCGGGCGTGCGACCGACAGCGCCGAGGTGATCCTGCTTCCCGGCACCGAGGATCAGGACGTCTGGAGGTACTTCGCGTCGGTGGCCTTCCCATCGGAATCCATGGTGCGCCACGTCATCGGTGCACTGGAGACCGACCGGGCACAATCCACCCAGGCGCTGGAACCGCTGGTCGATCTCAACCGGTCGCGTCTCGAGATGGTGCTCAAGGTGCTCGACGTGGACGGTGCGGTCCGCCGGGTGAAGGGCGGCTGGATCGGCACCGGACAGCCCTGGAGTTATGACGAGCCCCGCTACCGGGCACTGGACGAGGCGCGCCGCCGGGAGCAAGGGGCGATGCTCGACTATCAGGCGACTGACAGCTGTCGGATGGTGTTCCTGCGTGGCCAGCTCGATGATCCCGAGCTGGCGCCTGGCGCACAGTGTGGGCGCTGTGACAACTGCACGGGTCGACGTTACGAGGCGGCGGTGGCGCAGGACATCCTCACCGACACCGCGCAACGGTTGTCGAGACCCGGTGTCCTGGTGGCCCCGCGCAAGCAGTGGCCGTCCGGGCTTGCTGCGTTGGGGGTGCCGCTGTCCGGCCGGATCACCGAGGGCGCCGCGCCGGGTCGGGCTATCGGCAGACTCACCGATCTCGGCTGGGGAGCGCGGCTACGGCGCCTTCTGGCCGAACCTGACGGTGAGGTGCCCGACGACGTAATCGCCGCGGCCATCGAGGTGCTCAAGGCCTGGGACTGGGATCAGCGGCCGGTGGCGGTGATGGGGCTGGATTCCCTCACGCACCCGACGTTGATCTCGTCGACCGTGCAGCGGCTGGCGCAGATCGGGCGGCTGACGAATCTCGGCATCCTGAGCTACACCCCCGAGCGCCGGCCCGTCACCGCCGCGAACTCGGCCTACCGAGTAGCGGCGCTGGACGGTGCCTGGGAACGACCGCAAAGGGGTGTCGCCGACGAGGAGACAGGCGGACACTGGGATGGTCCGGTGCTACTGATCGACGATATGACGGACACCGGCTGGACGCTGACCATGGCCGCGCGACTGCTGCGTGATGCCGGAGCGCCCGGGGTCTTGCCGTTCGTTCTGGCAACCGTCAGCTGA
- a CDS encoding MaoC family dehydratase, with translation MPIDLDKALGAELEPIEFSWTSSDIQLYHLGLGAGADPMDARELRYLVDDTPQVLPTFGNVAVSFHMTEPPKVQFPGIDIELSKVLHASEAVSVPGPIPTSGTAKSVQRFTEIWDKGKAAVIVSESTVTDPSGTVLWTTKRSIFGRGEGGFGGERGPATSAELPDRAPDIEISLPTLPQQALLYRLCGDRNPLHSDPAFAAAAGFDRPILHGLCTYGIGCKAIVDNLLDGDVSQVASYGARFAGVVFPGETLQANIWKEDGKFIGVLTAPSRDNAVVLSGVELVPA, from the coding sequence GTGCCGATCGATCTCGACAAGGCGCTGGGCGCCGAGCTGGAACCCATCGAGTTCTCCTGGACCAGCAGCGACATCCAGCTGTACCACCTGGGCCTCGGTGCGGGTGCCGACCCGATGGACGCGCGCGAGCTTCGCTACCTCGTCGACGACACCCCACAGGTGCTGCCGACGTTCGGCAACGTCGCGGTCAGCTTCCACATGACCGAGCCGCCCAAGGTGCAGTTCCCAGGCATCGACATCGAGCTGTCCAAGGTGCTGCACGCCAGCGAGGCGGTGAGCGTGCCCGGCCCGATCCCGACCAGCGGCACCGCGAAGTCAGTGCAGCGTTTCACCGAGATCTGGGACAAGGGCAAGGCCGCCGTCATCGTCAGCGAGTCGACGGTGACCGATCCGTCCGGCACGGTGCTGTGGACCACCAAGCGGTCGATCTTCGGCCGCGGCGAGGGCGGTTTCGGCGGCGAGCGCGGTCCGGCCACCTCGGCCGAATTGCCCGATCGCGCACCGGATATCGAGATCTCGTTGCCGACGCTGCCGCAGCAAGCCCTGCTGTACCGGCTGTGCGGTGACCGCAATCCGCTGCACTCCGACCCAGCGTTTGCCGCGGCGGCGGGCTTCGACCGGCCGATCCTGCACGGACTGTGCACCTACGGCATCGGCTGCAAGGCCATCGTCGACAACCTGCTCGACGGCGACGTGTCCCAGGTGGCGTCCTACGGCGCCCGGTTCGCCGGCGTGGTGTTCCCCGGCGAGACGCTGCAGGCCAACATCTGGAAAGAAGACGGCAAGTTCATCGGCGTGCTCACCGCACCGTCGCGGGACAACGCCGTCGTGCTGTCCGGTGTGGAGCTCGTCCCGGCGTAG
- a CDS encoding 2-keto-4-pentenoate hydratase: MLSVEVRDELAADLAEAERSRVPMTPLTDRYGDIDVVDAYEIQLINIRQRVAEGARIIGHKVGLSSKAMQDMMGVDEPDYGHLLDEMEVFENVPVPSSKFLYPRVEVEVGFILADDLPGAGCTEEDVLAATAALAPAIELIDTRITNWQIKLCDTIADNASSAGWVLGEARVSPKDIDICNIDAVLTNHGKVVAEGRSDAVLGNPVTAVAWLARKVESFGVRLKAGDIVLPGSCTRAIDAPPGSDFVADFAGLGSVHLSFE, translated from the coding sequence ATGCTTAGTGTCGAGGTGCGAGACGAGCTCGCGGCCGATCTTGCCGAGGCCGAGCGGAGCCGGGTTCCGATGACGCCGCTCACGGACCGGTACGGCGATATCGACGTGGTTGACGCCTACGAGATCCAGCTGATCAACATCCGGCAGCGGGTCGCCGAGGGCGCGCGCATCATCGGTCACAAGGTCGGGCTGTCCAGCAAGGCGATGCAGGACATGATGGGTGTCGACGAGCCGGACTACGGCCATCTCCTCGATGAGATGGAGGTGTTCGAGAACGTTCCGGTGCCCTCGTCGAAGTTCTTGTACCCGCGCGTCGAGGTCGAGGTTGGGTTCATCCTGGCCGACGATCTGCCCGGGGCCGGCTGCACCGAGGAGGACGTGCTGGCCGCGACGGCCGCGCTCGCCCCGGCGATCGAGCTGATCGACACCCGCATCACCAACTGGCAGATCAAGTTGTGCGACACCATCGCGGACAACGCCAGCAGCGCAGGCTGGGTGCTGGGGGAAGCGCGAGTGTCGCCCAAGGACATCGATATCTGCAATATCGACGCCGTCCTGACCAACCACGGCAAGGTCGTGGCCGAGGGACGTAGCGACGCGGTGTTGGGAAATCCTGTCACCGCGGTGGCCTGGTTGGCCCGCAAGGTGGAGAGCTTCGGGGTGCGTCTGAAGGCCGGTGACATCGTGTTGCCGGGCTCGTGCACGCGTGCGATAGATGCACCTCCGGGCAGCGATTTCGTCGCTGACTTCGCGGGGTTAGGTTCTGTACATCTTTCTTTCGAATGA
- the dmpG gene encoding 4-hydroxy-2-oxovalerate aldolase has product MTDIFFNPAWDVRMTDTSLRDGSHHKRHQFTKDEVGAIVAALDAAGVPVIEVTHGDGLGGSSFNYGFSKTPEQELIKLAAETAKEAKIAFLMLPGVGTKEDIKEAQNNGGSICRVATHCTEADVSIQHFGLARELGLETVGFLMMSHTIPPEKLAKQARIMADAGCQCVYVVDSAGALVLEGVADRVAALVAELGNDAQVGFHGHENLGLGVANSVEAVRAGAKQIDGSCRRFGAGAGNAPVEALVGVFDKIGVKTGIDFFDIADAAEEVVAPAMPAECLLDRNALVMGYAGVYSSFLKHAVRQGERYGVPAHELLLRVGQRKLIGGQEDQLIDIALEIKREQEAAAAKA; this is encoded by the coding sequence ATGACCGACATTTTCTTCAATCCGGCGTGGGACGTCCGGATGACCGACACGTCGCTGCGTGACGGGTCCCACCACAAGCGGCACCAGTTCACCAAGGACGAGGTTGGCGCGATCGTCGCCGCCCTGGACGCCGCCGGTGTCCCGGTCATCGAGGTCACCCACGGCGACGGTCTGGGCGGGTCCAGCTTCAACTACGGGTTCTCCAAGACCCCGGAGCAGGAGCTGATCAAGTTGGCCGCCGAGACGGCCAAGGAAGCCAAGATCGCCTTCCTGATGCTGCCCGGTGTGGGCACCAAGGAAGACATCAAGGAAGCTCAGAACAACGGCGGCTCGATCTGCCGCGTCGCGACCCACTGCACCGAGGCCGACGTCTCGATCCAGCACTTCGGGCTCGCCCGTGAGCTGGGGCTGGAGACCGTCGGGTTCCTGATGATGAGCCACACCATTCCGCCGGAGAAGCTGGCCAAGCAGGCCCGCATCATGGCCGACGCCGGCTGCCAGTGCGTGTATGTCGTGGACTCCGCCGGTGCCCTGGTGCTCGAAGGTGTCGCAGACCGGGTGGCGGCTCTGGTTGCCGAACTCGGTAACGATGCGCAGGTTGGTTTTCACGGCCACGAGAACCTCGGCCTTGGGGTGGCCAACTCGGTCGAGGCTGTGCGCGCGGGTGCCAAGCAGATCGATGGCTCGTGCCGTCGGTTCGGCGCGGGTGCGGGCAACGCACCGGTCGAGGCGCTGGTCGGGGTGTTCGACAAGATCGGCGTCAAGACCGGTATCGACTTCTTCGACATCGCAGATGCCGCCGAAGAGGTCGTCGCCCCGGCGATGCCGGCCGAGTGCCTGCTGGACCGCAACGCGCTCGTGATGGGTTACGCGGGGGTGTACTCCAGCTTCCTCAAGCACGCGGTGCGCCAGGGCGAACGCTACGGGGTGCCCGCCCACGAGTTGTTGCTCCGCGTCGGCCAGCGGAAGCTGATCGGCGGCCAGGAGGATCAGCTGATCGACATCGCGCTGGAGATCAAGCGCGAACAGGAAGCCGCGGCCGCGAAAGCCTGA
- the kstD gene encoding 3-oxosteroid 1-dehydrogenase, with protein MTGQEYDVVVVGSGAAGMVAALTAAHQGLSTVVVEKAPHYGGSTARSGGGVWIPNNEILKRDGVKDTPEAARTYLHKIIGDVVPAEKIDTYLDRSPEMLSFVLKNSPLKLCWVPGYSDYYPETPGGKPTGRSVEPKPFNAKKLGVDEKGLEPPYGKVPMNMVVMQQDYVRLNQLKRHPRGVLRSIKVGVRSVWANATGKNLVGMGRALIAPLRIGLQQAGVPVQLNTALTDLYVEDGVVRGIYVVDARDSSAEPQLIRARRAVILGSGGFEHNEQMRVKYQRAPITTEWTVGAVANTGDGILAAEKQGAALEFMEDSWWGPTVPLNDSPWFALSERNSPGSIIVNMAGKRFMNESMPYVEACHHMYGGEYGQGAGPGENIPAWLIFDQQYRDRFIFAGLQPGQRIPKKWLESGVIVKADTLEELAAKTGLPADAFGATIDRFNGFARSGVDEDFHRGESAYDRYYGDPTNKPNPNLGEIKHGPYYAAKMVPGDLGTKGGVRTDLVGKVLRDDDTAIEGLYAAGNVSSPVMGHTYPGPGGTIGPAMTFGYLAALDIAAAAPAATSDQRKAH; from the coding sequence ATGACTGGACAGGAGTACGACGTTGTCGTGGTCGGCAGCGGCGCTGCCGGCATGGTCGCCGCCCTCACCGCAGCCCATCAGGGCCTCTCGACAGTAGTCGTAGAGAAGGCGCCGCACTATGGAGGTTCCACTGCGCGGTCAGGTGGTGGGGTGTGGATCCCGAACAACGAGATTCTCAAGCGTGACGGGGTCAAAGACACCCCCGAGGCCGCCCGCACCTACCTGCACAAGATCATCGGTGACGTGGTGCCGGCGGAGAAGATCGACACCTACCTCGACCGCTCGCCGGAGATGCTGTCGTTCGTCCTGAAAAACTCCCCGCTCAAGCTGTGCTGGGTGCCCGGGTACTCGGACTACTACCCCGAGACGCCCGGCGGTAAGCCCACCGGTCGCTCGGTGGAGCCCAAGCCGTTCAACGCCAAGAAGCTCGGAGTTGACGAGAAGGGCCTGGAGCCGCCGTACGGCAAGGTGCCGATGAACATGGTGGTGATGCAGCAGGACTACGTGCGGCTCAACCAGCTCAAGCGTCATCCCCGCGGCGTGCTGCGCAGCATCAAGGTGGGTGTCCGCTCCGTGTGGGCCAACGCCACCGGCAAGAACCTGGTCGGCATGGGCCGCGCGCTGATCGCCCCGCTGCGGATCGGCCTGCAGCAGGCCGGCGTCCCGGTCCAGCTGAACACCGCGCTGACGGATCTCTACGTCGAGGACGGGGTCGTCCGCGGTATCTATGTGGTTGATGCTCGCGACAGTTCCGCTGAGCCGCAGCTGATCCGGGCCCGCCGTGCGGTGATCCTGGGCTCCGGCGGATTCGAGCACAACGAGCAGATGCGAGTGAAGTACCAGCGCGCACCGATCACCACCGAGTGGACCGTTGGCGCGGTGGCCAACACCGGCGACGGCATCCTGGCCGCCGAGAAGCAGGGCGCCGCACTCGAATTCATGGAGGACTCGTGGTGGGGCCCGACGGTCCCGCTGAACGATTCGCCGTGGTTCGCCCTGTCCGAGCGCAACTCCCCCGGCTCGATCATCGTCAACATGGCCGGCAAGCGATTCATGAACGAATCGATGCCGTACGTCGAGGCCTGCCACCACATGTACGGCGGCGAATACGGCCAGGGCGCGGGCCCCGGTGAGAACATCCCGGCCTGGCTCATCTTCGACCAGCAGTACCGCGACCGCTTCATCTTCGCGGGTCTGCAACCCGGACAACGCATTCCGAAGAAGTGGCTGGAATCCGGCGTCATCGTCAAGGCCGACACCCTCGAGGAGCTGGCCGCCAAGACCGGTCTGCCCGCCGACGCGTTCGGCGCGACCATCGACCGGTTCAACGGCTTCGCCCGCTCCGGGGTCGACGAGGATTTCCACCGCGGCGAGAGCGCCTACGACCGCTACTACGGCGATCCGACCAACAAGCCCAACCCCAACCTCGGCGAGATCAAGCACGGGCCGTATTACGCGGCCAAGATGGTGCCGGGCGACCTGGGCACCAAGGGCGGTGTCCGCACCGACCTCGTCGGCAAGGTGCTACGCGACGACGACACCGCGATCGAGGGCCTCTACGCCGCAGGTAACGTGAGCTCACCGGTGATGGGTCACACCTACCCCGGCCCGGGCGGCACCATTGGTCCCGCCATGACCTTCGGATACCTCGCGGCCCTCGACATCGCCGCGGCCGCCCCGGCGGCGACATCAGACCAGAGGAAGGCTCACTAG
- a CDS encoding MbtH family protein: MSINPFDDDNGSFRVLVNDEEQHSLWPTFADVPAGWKVVYGEADRASCLDYIEQNWPDIRPKSLRDRLAGL; this comes from the coding sequence GTGAGCATCAATCCGTTTGACGACGACAATGGCAGCTTTCGCGTCTTGGTCAACGACGAGGAGCAACACAGTCTGTGGCCAACGTTCGCTGATGTCCCCGCCGGATGGAAGGTCGTATACGGCGAAGCGGATCGAGCTTCCTGCCTGGACTACATCGAACAGAACTGGCCTGACATACGTCCGAAGAGTCTGCGCGACAGGTTGGCGGGACTCTGA